The stretch of DNA CTACGCTGGACGTCCCTCAGCAAGGAGCCTCGGACGGCGGGCAGCGGCATTGCCAGCGCCTGGTTCTCATAGTGCGTGGGCATGTAGGTGATGCGCTCGCCGCCATTGCGCATCTCATCAGTGGTACGGATGTAGAAGGGGGAGTCATAGGGGGAGCAGGTAGGGCAGTAGCTGCGTCCCCCTCTTGTAGGCTTCGAGGGGTTGGAGGAACCAGCCGGCTCTGGAGGTGACAGGGACAGTGGGGTGATGATTGACCCGTCCAGGCCGGTGACACTGCAGGCGTTGCAGGCAAAGT from Scomber japonicus isolate fScoJap1 chromosome 7, fScoJap1.pri, whole genome shotgun sequence encodes:
- the fam163ab gene encoding protein FAM163A, producing the protein MTAGTVVITGGILATVILLCIIAVLCYCRLQYYCCKKNGSDSGSISQQHFACNACSVTGLDGSIITPLSLSPPEPAGSSNPSKPTRGGRSYCPTCSPYDSPFYIRTTDEMRNGGERITYMPTHYENQALAMPLPAVRGSLLRDVQRSRPPDFYTNTRAISTEV